One Methanococcus voltae genomic region harbors:
- a CDS encoding MraY family glycosyltransferase: MVYNSMILGINTVFSRGYSIIILLGFFTSVILTKFMINKMIDCKFGTDLHKKEKLKVAEMGGLAILLTLSIFLPFIEANLLVPVLIAGVLGIIDDIAKLSPKEKLLILALSAIPTGLLLGLSPIYIVLLMFGISICSNFTNMLAGFNGLEIGTGTLASLFLALIMLQNGDIIGFNSLMLFFAAYLGFLIYNKYPAKVFPGDTGTLPIGAFLATLAVWKGAVLPLIIIMIPYIIDASLKYYSAGVTKREEHKPTQLGEDGKLYVAGGYLSLPRLILMKKPMREYNIVFVIWALEILCGITALFVNSTVKII, translated from the coding sequence ATGGTTTACAATAGTATGATTTTAGGAATAAACACGGTTTTCTCAAGGGGATATAGTATAATAATACTATTAGGTTTTTTTACAAGTGTTATTTTAACCAAATTTATGATTAACAAGATGATAGATTGTAAATTTGGAACTGATTTGCATAAAAAAGAAAAATTAAAAGTTGCTGAAATGGGTGGTTTGGCAATATTATTAACGTTATCAATTTTTTTACCATTTATAGAAGCTAATCTATTGGTGCCTGTATTAATAGCAGGTGTTTTGGGTATTATAGACGATATTGCGAAATTATCGCCTAAAGAAAAGCTCTTAATTCTCGCACTTTCTGCAATACCTACAGGATTGTTACTTGGTTTGAGCCCTATTTATATTGTTTTGTTAATGTTTGGGATTTCAATATGCTCTAACTTCACAAATATGCTTGCAGGATTTAATGGTCTTGAAATAGGCACTGGAACACTTGCATCCCTATTTTTAGCATTGATAATGCTACAGAATGGAGATATTATAGGTTTTAATAGTCTAATGCTATTTTTTGCGGCATATTTGGGTTTTTTGATATACAATAAATACCCCGCAAAAGTATTTCCCGGGGACACTGGAACACTACCAATTGGTGCGTTTTTAGCAACTCTGGCAGTTTGGAAAGGTGCTGTATTACCACTTATTATCATTATGATACCTTACATCATAGATGCGAGTTTAAAATACTATAGTGCAGGAGTAACAAAACGGGAAGAACACAAACCAACACAATTGGGTGAAGATGGTAAGCTATATGTGGCAGGAGGCTACTTGTCATTACCTAGATTAATACTTATGAAAAAACCGATGCGAGAATATAATATCGTCTTTGTTATTTGGGCGTTAGAAATTCTATGTGGAATTACTGCTTTATTTGTAAATTCTACAGTTAAAATAATTTAA
- the secY gene encoding preprotein translocase subunit SecY, with translation METFLQKIRPVLEYIPEVKRPDREISFKGKLYWTGIVLLLYFILGTIDVYTGGSEIPALFDFWQTVTASKMGTLITLGIGPIVTAGIIMQLLIGSELVKLDMSKPDNRALFQGLQKAFGIFLCFLEAGMFVLAGAFGALTPMMSLALILQLAIGAILLIYLDEIVSRYGIGSGIGLFIAAGVSQTIFVGALGPQGYLWKFFSALVSGSMGPALEYILPILATIAVFFVVVYAESIRVEIPLAHGRVKGAVGKYPIKFIYVSNLPVILAAALFANFQLWGLVLYKIGFPLLGTYSNGRAIDGIAYYFSTPYGLSNVIADPIHAILYTLFLIGFCVLFGLFWVETSGLDAKSMAQRLGGLNMAIKGFRKSNKSIENRLKRYIKPITVMGSAFVGLLAALADFTGALGGGTGVLLTVSIVYRFYEQLVQEQLSDLHPMLSKIVKK, from the coding sequence TTGGAAACATTTCTTCAAAAAATAAGACCCGTTTTAGAATATATACCGGAAGTTAAGAGACCTGACAGGGAAATATCATTTAAAGGTAAGCTCTATTGGACAGGAATTGTACTTCTATTATATTTCATATTGGGTACAATAGACGTTTATACCGGCGGTTCGGAAATTCCAGCGCTGTTCGACTTTTGGCAAACTGTTACAGCATCAAAAATGGGTACTCTTATCACATTAGGTATCGGTCCTATCGTTACCGCAGGTATCATAATGCAGTTGTTAATAGGTTCTGAATTGGTTAAGCTAGATATGTCAAAGCCTGATAACAGAGCATTATTCCAAGGTCTCCAAAAAGCATTTGGTATATTCTTATGTTTCTTAGAAGCTGGAATGTTCGTATTAGCAGGAGCTTTTGGAGCACTTACGCCAATGATGTCATTGGCTTTAATATTGCAGTTAGCAATTGGTGCTATATTACTTATCTACTTGGATGAAATTGTTTCAAGATACGGTATAGGTTCCGGTATCGGATTATTCATTGCAGCAGGGGTTTCCCAAACAATATTTGTGGGTGCTTTAGGTCCACAAGGTTATTTATGGAAATTTTTCAGCGCATTAGTTTCAGGAAGTATGGGACCAGCTTTAGAGTACATATTGCCAATATTAGCTACAATAGCAGTATTCTTCGTTGTAGTTTATGCTGAAAGTATTAGGGTTGAAATACCATTAGCTCACGGTAGAGTTAAAGGTGCAGTAGGTAAATACCCAATTAAGTTTATCTATGTTTCAAACTTGCCTGTTATCCTTGCAGCAGCTTTATTTGCAAACTTCCAACTCTGGGGTTTAGTACTTTATAAAATAGGATTCCCTTTATTGGGTACTTATTCAAATGGTAGGGCAATAGATGGTATTGCATACTACTTCTCAACACCATATGGATTATCAAATGTAATCGCTGACCCTATTCATGCAATACTTTATACATTGTTCTTGATAGGATTTTGTGTATTATTTGGTTTGTTCTGGGTTGAGACTTCCGGACTCGATGCTAAATCAATGGCACAGAGACTTGGCGGTTTGAATATGGCAATCAAAGGATTCAGGAAAAGTAATAAATCCATTGAAAACAGATTAAAAAGATACATCAAACCAATCACGGTTATGGGTTCAGCATTTGTAGGTCTCCTTGCAGCACTTGCAGACTTTACTGGTGCATTAGGTGGCGGTACTGGGGTATTACTTACAGTATCAATCGTTTACAGATTCTACGAGCAATTGGTTCAAGAACAGCTATCAGATTTACACCCTATGTTATCTAAGATAGTTAAAAAGTAA
- a CDS encoding uL15 family ribosomal protein: MIRKSKKITKLRGSRTCGYGEAKKHRGAGHRGGRGNAGVQKHKWLSICKFNPDYFGRSGFVRHASLIKDLKTINVGELQEYVLSNIDAFQKDGDKIVVDAAALGIDKILGKGRISLAMAVSATEFSENAVAKLEAAGGEAVEL, from the coding sequence ATGATTAGAAAAAGTAAAAAAATCACTAAATTAAGAGGCTCCAGAACTTGCGGTTATGGAGAAGCTAAAAAGCACAGAGGTGCAGGTCACAGAGGGGGTAGAGGTAACGCAGGTGTTCAAAAACATAAATGGTTAAGCATCTGTAAATTCAACCCTGACTACTTCGGAAGAAGTGGATTTGTAAGACACGCAAGCCTCATAAAAGACTTAAAAACAATTAACGTTGGAGAACTCCAAGAATATGTTTTAAGCAACATTGACGCATTCCAAAAAGACGGTGACAAAATCGTTGTAGATGCGGCAGCTTTAGGTATTGATAAAATACTCGGTAAAGGTAGAATATCATTAGCTATGGCAGTTTCAGCAACAGAGTTTTCAGAAAACGCAGTTGCAAAATTAGAAGCAGCAGGGGGAGAAGCTGTTGAATTATAA
- a CDS encoding 30S ribosomal protein S5 — translation MAEKRRFNTDAWEPKTQVGRLVKEGQITSIDEIIDKGTPILEPEIVDALLPELEEQVLDVKLVQRMHKSGRRARYRATAVVGNKNGYVGVGMGKAKEVGPAIRKAIAHAKLSLIRVRVGCGSWECGCGGPHSIPFTAEGQCGSVKVQIIPAPRGVGLVAGNVAKAVLGLAGVKDVWTKTFGDTRTTYNFALAVFDSLNNLNFIKCLPAQKAKLGLKEGKVF, via the coding sequence ATGGCTGAAAAAAGAAGATTTAACACCGATGCTTGGGAACCAAAAACTCAAGTTGGTAGGTTAGTAAAGGAAGGGCAAATTACCTCAATCGACGAAATCATCGATAAAGGTACTCCTATACTTGAACCAGAAATTGTTGACGCACTTTTACCTGAACTTGAAGAGCAAGTTTTGGACGTTAAATTAGTTCAAAGAATGCACAAATCAGGAAGAAGAGCAAGATACAGAGCTACAGCAGTAGTTGGAAACAAAAACGGCTACGTTGGAGTAGGCATGGGTAAAGCTAAAGAAGTTGGCCCAGCTATCAGAAAAGCTATCGCTCACGCAAAATTATCACTCATTAGAGTAAGAGTAGGTTGCGGATCATGGGAATGCGGTTGCGGTGGACCACACTCAATTCCATTCACAGCAGAAGGTCAATGCGGTAGTGTTAAAGTTCAAATTATACCAGCACCAAGAGGTGTAGGTTTAGTTGCAGGTAACGTTGCTAAAGCAGTTTTAGGACTTGCTGGTGTTAAGGATGTTTGGACAAAAACATTCGGAGACACAAGAACAACATACAACTTCGCATTAGCGGTATTTGATTCTTTAAACAACTTAAACTTTATAAAATGCTTACCTGCTCAAAAGGCTAAATTAGGTCTTAAAGAAGGCAAAGTATTCTAA
- a CDS encoding 50S ribosomal protein L30, with product MAYAVIRVRGSVGVKKDIADTLKMLRLHKVNHCVIVPENEHYIGMVKKVKDFVTYGEIDNETFEKLILKRGRLAGNNRVSEEIVKEATDLSVSELAEKVMAGEIKLKDTEVKPVFRLHPPRKGYDKEGIKRPFSVGGALGYRAGKINDLIIKMM from the coding sequence ATGGCTTACGCAGTTATTAGAGTAAGAGGAAGTGTTGGCGTTAAAAAAGATATCGCTGATACCTTAAAAATGTTAAGACTCCACAAAGTAAACCACTGTGTAATTGTTCCAGAAAATGAGCACTACATTGGAATGGTTAAAAAAGTTAAGGATTTCGTAACTTACGGTGAAATTGACAACGAAACCTTCGAAAAGTTAATCTTAAAAAGAGGAAGATTAGCAGGCAACAACAGAGTAAGCGAAGAAATTGTTAAAGAAGCTACAGATTTATCAGTTTCAGAATTAGCTGAAAAAGTTATGGCAGGCGAAATCAAGTTAAAAGATACAGAAGTAAAACCTGTATTCAGATTACACCCTCCAAGAAAAGGATACGACAAAGAAGGAATCAAAAGGCCTTTTTCAGTAGGTGGAGCCTTAGGTTACAGAGCTGGAAAAATAAACGATTTAATTATAAAGATGATGTAA